TGCGCGGCCTGGATGATCGAGCGCGGGTCGCGGATCTGACCGCTGCCGGCCGGGTACTGCACGAGTACGCCGAAGACGTCCGCGAGGTCGGCCTCGGCGTGGAAGAGCGCCTGCTCGAGTCCTTCGGTCAGGTCCAGCTCGAGCACGCGCAGCCCCAGCGCCTCGGCACGCGTGCGGATGACGGCGCGAGTCTGCGGGAAGGTGTCGACGTCGACGACGAACGTGGGCCGCTCGCTCTTGCCCTTCCACGAGCGCAGCGCCAGCGTCATGGCCTCGGCGGCCGCGGTGGCCTCATCGAGCAGCGAGGCGCCGGCGATCGCCAGGCCGGTGAGGTCGCTGACCACCGTCTGGAAGTTCAGCAGAGCCTCGAGTCGGCCCTGGGAGATCTCCGGCTGGTACGGCGTGTAGGCGGTGTACCAGGCCGGCGACTCGAGCACGTTGCGCTTGATGACGGCCGGCAGATGCGTGTCGTAGTAGCCGAGCCCGATCATCGAGCGAACGACGGTGTTGGCATCGGCGTACGCGCGCAGCCGGGCGATCGCCTCGGTCTCGGTCACTGCCTCGGGCAGCTCGAGCGCTCCGGAGAGGCGGATGTCGGCCGGGACGGCCCGGGCAAGCAGGTCGTCGAGATCGGCGGCACCGACGACGCTGAGCATCTGCTTGCGCTGGTCATCGTCCGGGCCGATGTGCCGGTTTTCGAAAGCGAAGTAGTCGGGGTGCTGCGCCACGGTGGGGCTCCTGGGCTCGACGGACGAGGGCCGCGACGGATCGTCGCGCTCCCCCTCTGTCCGGGTACCTGAGAGCTTCGTCGCGGGTGGCGACTTGTCACCGTCGGTCACCGCCGGGGCGGTGTCTCCAGAGGTGCCTTGATCGCGCGGTCCTTGCGCCTGAGAGGTTCCGGGGAGTGTTGCTCCTTCGGCGTTCCTACCCGGCGTACACCGGTGGAACTCTCCCGCACGACGTTATCGGCGCCCATATCCTAACTCAGATTGGGCGAGACGGCGGTGAGACTTACGCCGAGGCGGCCTTGGCCTGGCGGCGCCGGGTGAGCTCGTCGACGTGCTCCTCGCCCGTGTCATCGGCGCGTACGGCGGGCATGTGCTCCAGCGAGCCGGTGAGCTCCTTGAGCGCACCGCTGACCGCGATGCCGAAGACGCCCTGGCCCCCGGCCAACAGGTCGACGACCTCCTCGGCGGAGGTGCATTCATAGACGGTGACGCCGTCGGAGAAGAGCGTGATGTTGGCGAGGTCGTCCACGCCGCGCTCGCGCAGGTGGTCGACGGCGATGCGCACGTTTTGCAGCGAGATCCCGGTATCGAGCAGCCGCTTGACCACCTTCAGGACGAGGATGTCCTTGAAGGAGTAGAGGCGCTGCGAGCCTGAACCCTTGGCGGTGCGCACGGTCGGCTTGACCAGCCCGGTGCGCGCCCAGTAGTCGAGCTGTCGGTAGGTGATGTTCGCGGCGTTGCAGGCCACGGGCCCCCGATAGCCGATCTCGGCATCGGCGACCGCTGCTTCGCGGACGTCAGGGAACAAACCGTCCTGGACGTGGCGTTCGGTCACTTCAATCCTCCTGGCCCGCGTGCGTGGAAGTACACCGCGGTAATTCCACGGTACGCATCGCGCAGGCACATGGTCAATCACACCGTCGGCGTGTCAAAGCCTAAACCTCGACTTTAGGGTTACCCCCCGGCCCGCGCTGGCGCGCTTAGCTGCCGGCGAAATCCTCGGGAGTGACGTTGTCCAGGAACTCGCGGAACTTCTCGACCTCGTCATCGGACTCTTCGTCGCCGCTCTTGCCGCTGGCCTCTTCGACGGTAATGCCGGCCGTCTCGATCAGGTCGTCATCGGCGAAGATCGGCGCGTCTGCCCGCAACGCGAGCGCGATGCCATCCGAGGGACGCACGGTGACCGGCTCGGCATTGGCCAGGTCGAGCTCGGCGAAGTAGAGCCCGTCTTTCATCCCGGTGATGCGCACCCGCTCCAGCTTCGAGCCGAGCGCATCGATGACGTTGATCATCAGGTCGTGCGTCAGCGGCCGCGGCGGCTTGACGCCCTGCTGCTCGTAGGCGATTGCGGTGGCCTCGACGCTGCCAATCCAGATGGGCAGGTAGCGTTCGCCGTCCGATTCGCTCAGCAGCACGATCGGCTGGTTGTTCGGCAGCTCGACGCGTACGCCGACGACCTCCATCTCACGCATGGCGGGCACCTCCCATTGACGACGTGGACAACTCCAGCGTAGTCCGCTCCGCCGTCACGAGTTGACCTGGCGGCGCAGTCCCGAGCGGACGAGTACGGCGTGCAGGCGCACCGACAGCGCGGCGAGCTCACGCATGGTCTCATCGGCCTTGCCCCGTGACTGCGGCGTCTTATGCCGCATCATCGGGGTCACGACCTGTGCAAAGAGCCCGATCTCGCGGTCGGCTTGGGTGCGAAATGAGCGCAGGTGGCGTGCTTCGAGCCCGTATTCGGCCATGGAGGCGACGAGCTGAGCGACCTCGAACGCGTCAGCGTCGTACATCCCGCCGCGCTCAGGGGTGATCACGCCGTACTGCTCCATCGACTCCAGCACCTGCTCGTCGATGCCGGACTGTTCGATGAGCTCGGCACGCGAGATGCGGATGTGCTGGGCGGGCT
The nucleotide sequence above comes from Epidermidibacterium keratini. Encoded proteins:
- a CDS encoding bifunctional nuclease family protein gives rise to the protein MREMEVVGVRVELPNNQPIVLLSESDGERYLPIWIGSVEATAIAYEQQGVKPPRPLTHDLMINVIDALGSKLERVRITGMKDGLYFAELDLANAEPVTVRPSDGIALALRADAPIFADDDLIETAGITVEEASGKSGDEESDDEVEKFREFLDNVTPEDFAGS
- a CDS encoding MerR family transcriptional regulator; the protein is MEVTERHVQDGLFPDVREAAVADAEIGYRGPVACNAANITYRQLDYWARTGLVKPTVRTAKGSGSQRLYSFKDILVLKVVKRLLDTGISLQNVRIAVDHLRERGVDDLANITLFSDGVTVYECTSAEEVVDLLAGGQGVFGIAVSGALKELTGSLEHMPAVRADDTGEEHVDELTRRRQAKAASA
- the ftsR gene encoding transcriptional regulator FtsR, with the protein product MTSGGNAASEETISIGELRAALLPDFPDISISKIRYLEDVGLIQPARTKSSYRKFSHADLARVRYVLTMQREHFLPLKVIRENLEAMDRGLEVTADRPRPRVPTLAMARDRDGMPTAEEFAKPAQHIRISRAELIEQSGIDEQVLESMEQYGVITPERGGMYDADAFEVAQLVASMAEYGLEARHLRSFRTQADREIGLFAQVVTPMMRHKTPQSRGKADETMRELAALSVRLHAVLVRSGLRRQVNS